The proteins below are encoded in one region of Apium graveolens cultivar Ventura chromosome 4, ASM990537v1, whole genome shotgun sequence:
- the LOC141718668 gene encoding uncharacterized protein LOC141718668, whose amino-acid sequence MVRSILETILDTTILQINREENSKADELSKLVQNTSDLSSSVSFVELEAPSTDRAKILCISSPDNWMTPYIAYLKDGTLSEDQNKPRYLKHKAARFFLEDNQLYRQTFSTPTLKCVDPEEADYCLREVHEGICGDHLAAKTLAYQVIRQGYYWPTIHADAVAYVKKCSKCQKFSKCAKVESKSSGGNGHVKVTNRTILRGLEKILEESKKTWPDELPKVLWSYRTTPRTGTGETSFKLAYGTEAQLPVEIGSPSHRVFNFDEVSNIEGLKTNLELLDEVRDRDVQKMESYKEKTKLYFTKKAKVREYEVEDLVLQDTEASDPTNQGKPQPNWEGPYKVKEVLHPGTYKLYYLNDTEAPNTWHRARLRKFYQ is encoded by the exons ATGGTGCGAAGTATCCTGGAAACCATCCTGGATACCACAATTCTACAAATAAACAGAGAAGAGAACTCCAAGGCAGATGAGCTCTCCAAGCTTGTTCAGAACACTTCGGATCTAAGTAGTTCGGTCTCCTTTGTAGAGCTCGAGGCACCTAGCACAGATCGAGCCAAAATCTTATGCATCAGCAGCCCGGATAACTGGATGACTCCCTATATAGCCTACTTGAAAGATGGAACCCTATCAGAAGATCAGAACAAGCCACGCTACCTCAAACATAAAGCTGCCCGTTTCTTCCTTGAAGACAATCAACTATATAGGCAAACCTTCTCAACACCCACTCTTAAATGTGTTGATCCGGAGGAAGCTGATTATTGTCTCCGGGAGGTTCACGAAGGAATTTGCGGGGATCACTTAGCTGCCAAAACCCTAGCCTACCAAGTTATCAGACAAGGGTATTACTGGCCAACTATCCACGCAGATGCGGTGGCATATGTAAAGAAGTGCAGCAAATGCCAAAAGTTTAGCAAGTGTGCCAAAGTAGAGTCCAAGTCTTCTGGG GGGAATGGACATGTAAAAGTAACCAATAGGACCATACTCCGGGGCCTAGAGAAAATTTTGGAAGAGTCCAAGAAGACCTGGCCAGATGAACTCCCGAAGGTCTTATGGTCCTACAGGACCACCCCCAGGACAGGAACCGGAGAGACTTCTTTCAAACTTGCCTATGGCACCGAGGCTCAACTCCCAGTTGAAATCGGATCACCCTCCCACAGAGTTTTCAATTTCGATGAAGTCTCAAATATTGAAGGCCTTAAAACCAACCTGGAACTTTTAGATGAAGTAAGAGATCGGGACGTGCAAAAGATGGAAAGCTACAAAGAAAAGACAAAACTTTATTTTACGAAGAAAGCCAAGGTTAGAGAATATGAAGTGGAAGATCTGGTACTCCAGGACACTGAAGCTTCAGACCCAACAAATCAAGGCAAACCGCAACCCAACTGGGAAGGGCCTTACAAAGTTAAAGAGGTGTTGCACCCGGGGACATACAAGCTATATTATCTCAATGATACTGAGGCCCCGAACACCTGGCATAGGGCCCGATTAAGAAAATTCTACCAATGA
- the LOC141718669 gene encoding secreted RxLR effector protein 161-like: protein MIITGNNEQEINKLKDELAIRFEMKNLGELKHFLGLEISRCKEGILVSQGQYAKKIIEIFKMINCRPAPTPMEQNLKLKANIEKELKNVRTYRTLVGSLIYLTITRPDISFSVGVVSQFMQKPRKPHLDAANRILRYLKHTINYGLMYKEGADILLSGFTDADWAGDPSSRRSTSGYTFNLGSVAISWCSKKQATVAISSTEAEYNAATLASQECVATVAISST, encoded by the coding sequence ATGATAATAACCGGTAACAATGAGcaagaaataaataaattgaaAGATGAACTCGCTATTCGGTTTGAGATGAAAAATTTGGGAGAACTAAAGCACTTTCTTGGATTGGAGATATCAAGGTGCAAGGAAGGTATCCTTGTTTCTCAAGGTCAATATGCTAAAAAGATCATTGAGATATTCAAGATGATTAATTGCAGACCAGCACCTACTCCAATGGAGCAAAATCTGAAGTTGAAAGCTAATATTGAGAAAGAGCTAAAAAATGTAAGGACATATCGCACTTTGGTTGGAAGCTTAATATATTTGACAATTACAAGGCCCGATATTTCTTTTTCGGTTGGAGTTGTTAGTCAATTCATGCAAAAACCAAGGAAGCCACATTTGGATGCAGCTAATAGGATACTTCGCTATCTTAAGCACACAATTAATTATGGGCTGATGTATAAAGAAGGCGCGGATATTTTACTTAGTGGATTCACCGATGCAGATTGGGCAGGTGATCCGTCATCAAGAAGATCTACTTCCGGCTATACCTTTAACCTAGGTTCAGTTGCAATCTCATGGTGCAGCAAGAAGCAAGCTACTGTTGCAATATCAAGTACAGAGGCAGAATATAATGCTGCGACACTTGCCTCACAAGAGTGTGTAGCTACTGTTGCAATATCAAGTACATAG